Proteins from a genomic interval of Arachis hypogaea cultivar Tifrunner chromosome 10, arahy.Tifrunner.gnm2.J5K5, whole genome shotgun sequence:
- the LOC112715988 gene encoding DNA-directed RNA polymerases IV and V subunit 2, whose translation MGHIGSSKDVKLYDKGKHDAMDIDSDENFDDDDFPSNGVLRGLGREPLKNFCKKAAELFFAEYGLISHQINSFNQFIATGVQSAFDSFGDLIVEPGYDPSKKRDENDFYRHAAVKFGKVTLERPKFYAGEGHGDFKMLPRHARLQRMTYSSQIKVEIQVQVYVPQMVRSDKFKTGQEQYLEQKTLKEESREIIIGRLPIMVKSDLCWMKGVEKGDCEFDHGGYFLVKGAEKTFIAQEHIYLRRLWIIDNPWWSIGYKSQVKRHRLIVKLVGSSSVEGIDSGEKVLTVYFLGIEIPIWVLFFALGVSSDREVVKLIDFGYDDARVENILMASIRDADESKNYSDFRERKNAVNYIEKGIKGVQFPPPEPVEDCLRMYIFPNMGGLKKKARFLAYMVKGLLMAYTGRRRCDNRDDFRNKRLELAGELLERELKVHIAHARKRMSKALQRDLYADREVRPIEGYLDASIITNGLQRAFSTGAWSHPYKRLERISGVVATVGRTNPLQTMAELRRTRQQVQYTGKVGDARYPHPSHWGKVCFLSTPDGENCGLVKNLAVTGLVSTNITEIILSELLDSGMEELLDDTSTDLGNKDKIFLNGDWVGVCTNSSAFVTDLRSKRRRNQLPHQMEIKLDKSLKEVRINTDAGRILRPLLVVENLHKIKESKGTKWEHSSFKSLLENGVIELVGPEEEEDCRTAWGIRYLFGKDGDKYTHCELDMSFLLGLSCSLIPFANHDHARRVLYQAQKHSSQAIGFATTNPNIRVDTLSHQLYYPQKPLFRTMTSDCLGKKWFSLGNSKLPKAEFYNGQVAIVAVNVHMGYNQEDSLVMNRASLQRGMFRSEHIRSYKSEIDNTESKEKRKDNVNFGKIQSKIGRVDSLDEDGFPYVSANLQSGDIIIGRGAESGADHSIKLKHTERGYVQKVVLSSNDEGKNFAVVSLRQVRTPVLGDKFSSMHGQKGVLGFLESQENFPFTRHGVVPDIVINPHAFPSRQTPGQLLEAALGKGIALGGSLRHATPFSTPSVDDIMDELHRNGFSRCGYERVLNGRTGEMVRSLIFMGPTFYQRLHHMSEDKVKFRNTGPVHPLTRQPVADRKRFGGIKFGEMERDCLIAHGASANLYERLFTLSDSSQIHICSKCKNVANVILRPVSGGRKIRGPYCRICESADDIVMVNVPYGAKLLCQELFSMGINLKFETNFC comes from the exons ATGGGTCACATTGGTTCCAGCAAAGACGTCAAGCTCTACGACAAGGGTAAGCACGATGCAATGGACATTGACTCCGACGAAAACTTCGACGACGACGATTTCCCCTCAAACGGCGTACTCAGGGGCTTAGGCCGGGAGCCACTCAAGAACTTCTGCAAGAAAGCCGCTGAGCTCTTCTTCGCGGAGTACGGCCTCATTAGCCACCAGATCAATTCCTTCAACCAGTTTATCGCCACAGGTGTTCAGAGCGCCTTCGATTCCTTTGGTGATCTCATTGTGGAGCCTGGTTATGATCCTTCGAAGAAACGCGACGAAAATGATTTTTACCGTCACGCCGCCGTTAAGTTTGGGAAGGTGACGCTCGAGCGACCCAAGTTCTATGCTGGCGAAGGGCATGGAGATTTCAAGATGCTTCCAAGACATGCACGCCTTCAGAGGATGACATACTCTTCCCAGATTAAAGTCGAGATTCAAGTTCAG GTGTATGTGCCACAGATGGTGAGGAGTGACAAATTTAAGACCGGGCAAGAACAGTACCTTGAACAAAAGACTCTGAAGGAAGAGAGCAGAGAAATCATCATTGGGAGACTGCCTATTATGGTCAAGTCTGATCTGTGCTGGATGAAAGGGGTTGAGAAAGGCGATTGTGAGTTTGATCATGGAGGGTACTTCCTGGTCAAGGGTGCTGAGAAG ACTTTTATTGCACAGGAGCATATCTATTTGAGAAGGCTCTGGATCATAGATAATCCATGGTGGTCAATCGGGTACAAGTCTCAAGTGAAGAGGCATAGATTGATCGTTAAGCTGGTGGGAAGTTCAAGTGTTGAAGGAATTGATAGTGGAGAGAAGGTCCTAACTGTATACTTCCTGGGCATTGAAATCCCCATTTGGGTGCTGTTTTTTGCTCTTGGAGTCTCATCTGACAGGGAGGTGGTAAAGCTCATTGATTTTGGTTATGATGATGCCAGAGTCGAAAATATCCTTATGGCCTCTATCCGCGATGCTGATGAGAGTAAGAATTATTCCGATTTCCGTGAACGGAAGAATGCAGTGAATTACATAGAGAAGGGTATTAAAGGTGTCCAGTTTCCACCTCCTGAACCTGTTGAAGACTGCTTGAGAATGTATATTTTTCCCAACATGGGAGGCTTGAAGAAAAAGGCACGATTCCTTGCATATATGGTGAAAGGTCTCTTAATGGCTTATACTGGCCGCAGAAGGTGTGATAACCGGGATGATTTTCGAAACAAGAGGCTTGAGTTGGCTGGGGAGCTTTTAGAGCGCGAGCTGAAAGTGCACATTGCACATGCTCGGAAGCGAATGTCAAAGGCATTGCAGAGAGACCTCTATGCAGACCGTGAAGTCCGCCCAATTGAAGGCTATCTTGATGCTTCGATAATTACAAATGGTCTCCAAAGAGCATTCTCCACCGGAGCGTGGTCTCATCCTTACAAGAGATTGGAAAGGATTTCCGGCGTGGTTGCAACTGTTGGGCGAACCAACCCTTTACAAACTATGGCTGAGTTGAGAAGGACAAGGCAGCAGGTTCAGTATACGGGAAAAGTTGGTGATGCTAGATACCC GCATCCTTCTCACTGGGGGAAGGTCTGCTTCCTCTCTACCCCAGATGGTGAAAACTGTGGCCTGGTGAAAAATTTGGCTGTTACTGGACTGGTAAGCACCAACATAACTGAAATCATATTGTCTGAGTTGCTTGACTCTGGTATGGAAGAGTTACTTGATGACACTTCTACTGACTTGGGCAACAAGGATAAGATCTTCCTCAATGGGGATTGGGTTGGTGTGTGCACAAATTCCAGTGCATTTGTTACAGATCTCAGAAGTAAAAGGCGTAGAAATCAATTACCTCATCAG ATGGAGATCAAATTGGACAAATCTCTAAAAGAAGTGCGCATAAACACTGATGCAGGAAGGATTCTACGTCCACTTTTGGTAGTTGAAAACCTTCACAAGATAAAAGAATCAAAAGGAACTAAATGGGAGCATTCTTCTTTCAAATCCCTTTTGGAGAATGGAGTGATCGAACTTGTTGGgcctgaagaagaggaagactgcCGGACTGCATGGGGTATCAGATATTTGTTTGGGAAAGATGGTGACAAATACACCCACTGTGAACTTGACATGTCATTTTTACTGGGTTTAAGCTGTTCACTGATACCGTTTGCCAATCATGACCATGCAAGGAGGGTACTCTACCAGGCCCAGAAGCACTCCTCGCAGGCCATTGGCTTTGCTACCACAAACCCCAACATCAGAGTGGACACCTTATCACACCAGTTGTACTATCCCCAGAAGCCCCTCTTCCGTACCATGACTTCTGATTGTCTTGGTAAGAAATGGTTTTCACTGGGTAATAGTAAACTTCCAAAGGCTGAATTCTATAATGGGCAAGTTGCAATTGTGGCTGTTAATGTGCATATGGGATACAATCAAGAGGATTCATTGGTGATGAACCGTGCTTCTTTGCAGCGTGGTATGTTCAGATCTGAGCATATAAGGAGTTACAAATCCGAAATTGATAATACTGAATCTAAGGAGAAGCGGAAGGATAATGTGAATTTTGGGAAGATACAAAGTAAAATTGGTCGTGTTGATAGCCTTGACGAAGATGGATTTCCATATGTCAGTGCAAATTTGCAAAGTGGTGATATTATTATTGGCCGTGGTGCCGAATCTGGAGCAGACCATAGCATAAAGTTAAAACACACTGAAAGAGGGTATGTTCAGAAGGTCGTGCTGTCCTCAAATGACGAAGGGAAGAATTTTGCTGTGGTTTCATTGAGACAG GTTCGAACTCCCGTTCTTGGAGACAAGTTTTCAAGCATGCATGGTCAAAAGGGTGTCTTGGGATTTCTGGAGTCTCAGGAAAATTTCCCTTTCACAAGACATGGTGTGGTTCCCGATATTGTCATTAATCCACACGCATTCCCCTCGCGACAAACACCAGGACAACTCCTTGAGGCTGCTTTGGGGAAGGGCATTGCTCTTGGTGGTTCTTTGAGGCATGCTACCCCGTTCTCCACACCCTCTGTTGATGACATCATGGATGAGCTCCACAG AAATGGGTTTTCAAGATGTGGATATGAGAGAGTACTAAATGGGAGAACTGGTGAGATGGTCCGTTCACTAATATTTATGGGACCAACATTCTACCAGCGTCTACACCACATGTCTGAGGACAAAGTAAAATTCAGGAATACAGGTCCCGTTCATCCACTGACACGACAACCTGTAGCAGATAGGAAACGGTTCGGAGGTATCAAATTTGGTGAAATGGAGCGAGACTGCCTCATAGCTCACGGCGCATCAGCCAACCTGTATGAACGTCTCTTTACGCTCAGTGACTCCTCTCAGATACACATCTGTAGTAAATGCAAAAATGTAGCTAATGTGATATTGCGGCCAGTATCTGGTGGCCGCAAGATAAGGGGTCCATACTGCCGCATATGTGAATCTGCGGATGACATTGTGATGGTCAATGTCCCATATGGAGCCAAATTGTTATGCCAAGAGCTTTTTAGCATGGGCATAAATCTGAAATTTGAAACCAATTTCTGCTAG
- the LOC112715990 gene encoding uncharacterized protein → MEQFFSYHYAMMIKRSIMIGFFHFVFYMFILSNLAHSSSSSTPNCKAWLVQSIPTNMPHLFHVPGVLSTGDVLSWMAGNSTRRLDITAQYWELLASPDDPRSGDYGYSQQQMQEFGAQEGAALYQALEDAADRNVSIRLLSHSGVYPTFTLEPSKLAAGRPNVENVTLLLKDWWGSGIVHAKVWISDSRDVYIGSANNDWKSLTQVKEVGIYFAGCPRIANKVEIYFDSLWKLASLNSSDYTKAVFDQTWQVERKVPCWSHFIDPKERCKSPLPRYAETPRVTGYPILSDPHIFEVSIQTSWSNNSTMLPQVSYLSFAPPELLFGKYQADEQAWIETIKSVGAKETVRISTMDWLGQSEFMDPTIFWPSLSTAISEVVFSKHATVKLLVAYWAHNINNTDQYLKALLYTNNLCSSLQYNSCSGKVEIKYYVVPGFNMTGPAIKGGSRTGNIYPDFTRVNHGKYAVSDIRAHIGTSNLVWDYFYTTAGVSFGTYNTAIVSQLKEIFDADWNSPYAVPVPVQQLEKGHTRSI, encoded by the exons ATGGAGCAATTTTTCTCATATCACTATGCAATGATGATCAAACGCAGTATCATGATTGGTTTCTTCCACTTTGTGTTTTATATGTTTATATTGAGCAACCTTGCTCATTCGTCGTCATCGTCCACTCCAAACTGTAAAGCATGGCTGGTCCAATCCATCCCTACAAATATGCCTCACCTCTTCCATGTCCCTGGTGTCCTCTCTACCG GGGATGTGCTAAGTTGGATGGCTGGAAACTCCACCAGGAGGCTTGACATAACTGCTCAGTACTGGGAGCTGCTTGCTTCTCCGGATGATCCTCGCTCCGGCGATTATGGTTACTCTCAGCAACAGATGCAAGAGTTTGGTGCTCAAGAAGGTGCTGCACTCTATCAAGCGCTGGAGGATGCTGCAGACCGCAATGTTAGCATCAG GTTACTGTCACATTCTGGAGTCTATCCAACATTTACCTTAGAGCCATCAAAACTTGCTGCCGGAAGGCCAAACGTCGAGAATGTGACCCTGCTTCTTAAGGATTGGTGGGGTTCAGGCATTGTCCATGCCAAAGTTTGGATATCTGATAGTAGAGATGTGTACATTGGATCTGCAAACAATGACTGGAAATCTCTTACACAG GTCAAGGAAGTAGGAATTTATTTTGCTGGTTGTCCAAGAATAGCTAACAAGGTTGAGATATATTTCGACAGTTTGTGGAAACTTGCATCTCTTAATTCTTCAGATTACACAAAAGCAGTGTTTGATCAAACGTGGCAAGTTGAAAGAAAGGTTCCCTGTTGGTCACATTTTATTGATCCTAAAGAGAGGTGCAA GTCGCCTCTCCCTCGTTATGCAGAGACACCTCGTGTTACAGGATATCCTATTCTGTCTGATCCTCACATATTTGAAGTTTCAATTCAAACATCTTGGAGTAACAATTCAACAATGCTACCCCAAGTCAGCTATCTCTCCTTTGCTCCTCCAGAG CTATTGTTCGGCAAGTATCAGGCTGATGAGCAAGCATGGATTGAAACAATTAAATCTGTTGGAGCGAAGGAGACAGTTAGAATCAGTACCATGGATTGGCTTGGTCAATCAGAATTTATGGACCCAACAATTTTCTGGCCATCATTATCCACAGCAATATCAGAG GTTGTGTTCTCCAAGCATGCAACAGTGAAGTTATTGGTGGCATATTGGGCACACAACATCAATAACACAGATCAGTACCTGAAGGCACTTCTCTACACCAACAATCTCTGCTCCTCTTTACAGTACAATAGTTGTTCTGGCAAAGTTGAGATCAAATATTATGTGGTTCCAGGTTTCAACATGACAGGGCCTGCAATTAAGGGTGGATCAAGAACAGGAAATATATACCCTGACTTTACAAGAGTGAATCATGGAAAATATGCAGTTAGTGATATAAGGGCTCACATAGGAACTAGCAATCTTGTGTGGGATTACTTTTATACTACAGCTGGTGTCAGCTTTGGGACATACAACACTGCCATTGTTTCTCAGCTCAAAGAAATCTTTGATGCTGATTGGAACTCACCCTATGCTGTGCCTGTTCCAGTTCAACAACTGGAGAAAGGCCATACTCGATCAATCTAA